A genome region from Helicobacter sp. 11S03491-1 includes the following:
- the fliE gene encoding flagellar hook-basal body complex protein FliE — protein sequence MENIKNDITLTKPNLGASSVSGGKTGGTKGEFSELLKKSIDELNLAQETSDKALADMASGQIKDLHQAAIAIGKAETSMKLMLEVRNKAISAYKEILRTQI from the coding sequence ATGGAAAATATCAAAAATGATATAACGCTTACTAAGCCAAACTTAGGTGCTTCTTCTGTATCGGGTGGAAAAACAGGGGGCACAAAAGGCGAATTTTCTGAACTTTTAAAAAAATCTATTGATGAGCTTAACCTTGCTCAAGAAACTTCAGATAAAGCTTTGGCAGATATGGCAAGTGGGCAGATTAAGGATTTACATCAAGCTGCTATAGCTATTGGCAAGGCTGAAACAAGCATGAAATTAATGTTAGAAGTAAGGAATAAAGCGATCAGCGCTTACAAAGA
- the flgC gene encoding flagellar basal body rod protein FlgC: MAFLSGFDISGYGLSAQRFRVNVISSNIANANTTRTDEGGPYRRQEVVFKAFDFNKVLNAKLAKNNDHAIYEDPLDEGDFGKLPKPAIMSVYVDKIVRDDREPLMKYEPGNPDANAEGYVAYPNVNPVVEMADLIEATRAYQANVAAFQSAKNMANNAIVMLQA, from the coding sequence AAGATTTCGAGTCAATGTTATCTCTTCAAATATTGCTAATGCCAATACAACCAGAACAGATGAAGGAGGTCCTTACAGACGTCAAGAAGTCGTGTTTAAGGCATTTGATTTTAATAAGGTCTTGAATGCTAAACTTGCAAAGAATAACGATCATGCAATCTATGAAGATCCTCTTGATGAAGGTGATTTCGGAAAATTACCAAAACCTGCTATAATGAGTGTGTATGTAGATAAAATTGTTCGTGATGATAGAGAGCCTTTGATGAAATACGAACCGGGCAATCCGGATGCAAATGCAGAGGGCTATGTAGCTTACCCCAATGTGAATCCTGTCGTTGAAATGGCAGATTTGATTGAAGCGACCAGGGCATATCAAGCAAACGTAGCTGCTTTTCAAAGTGCAAAAAATATGGCAAATAATGCCATTGTGATGCTGCAAGCTTAA